The following coding sequences lie in one Actinomyces capricornis genomic window:
- a CDS encoding ParA family protein, giving the protein MSGSSIFDQLQADHIALDEVAEEGYPRPGHTRIIAVANQKGGVGKTSTAVNLAAALAEGGLNVLLIDADSQGNASTALGVQHGEEHASIYDVLVDGVAIQDVVTHTRFNDTLLCVPATIDVAAVEIELIDTPQRESRLRYALNDYLASRETQGLPRLDYIVIDCPPSLGIMTINAFVAAAEVLIPMQAEYYALEGLALLTRSIDRIARIHNPELGVSMIVLTMFDGRTTLAREVESEVRSYFPHATLETKVPRSIRVAEAPSFGAPVVFWDPRSSGAVAYKKMAHEVALRGAPVVKEGEEA; this is encoded by the coding sequence TTGTCTGGATCGTCTATTTTCGATCAGCTCCAGGCCGATCACATCGCCCTTGATGAGGTGGCCGAGGAGGGTTATCCGCGTCCGGGGCACACACGCATCATAGCGGTTGCGAACCAGAAGGGCGGCGTGGGTAAGACCTCCACGGCCGTCAATCTCGCTGCAGCACTGGCGGAAGGTGGCCTGAACGTCCTGCTCATCGACGCCGATTCTCAGGGCAATGCATCGACGGCGCTCGGGGTTCAGCACGGGGAGGAGCACGCCTCGATCTACGATGTCCTCGTCGACGGCGTGGCCATCCAGGATGTGGTGACGCACACCCGTTTCAATGACACTCTCCTGTGCGTACCGGCCACCATCGACGTCGCCGCGGTGGAGATCGAGCTCATCGACACCCCACAGCGCGAATCCCGACTGCGCTACGCGCTCAACGACTACCTCGCGTCACGTGAAACACAGGGGCTGCCGCGACTGGACTATATCGTCATCGACTGCCCGCCGAGCCTGGGCATCATGACGATCAACGCCTTCGTCGCGGCGGCCGAGGTCCTCATCCCCATGCAGGCGGAGTACTACGCTCTTGAGGGACTCGCCCTGCTGACGCGATCGATCGACAGGATTGCGCGCATCCACAACCCAGAGCTGGGCGTCTCTATGATCGTGCTGACCATGTTCGACGGACGCACCACCTTGGCGAGGGAGGTGGAGTCCGAGGTGCGCAGTTACTTCCCGCACGCGACCCTGGAGACCAAGGTGCCTCGCTCGATCCGGGTTGCTGAGGCCCCCTCTTTCGGCGCTCCGGTGGTGTTCTGGGATCCGCGCTCCTCGGGTGCGGTGGCATACAAGAAGATGGCTCATGAGGTGGCCCTGCGAGGAGCACCCGTGGTCAAGGAAGGCGAGGAGGCCTGA
- a CDS encoding ParB/RepB/Spo0J family partition protein: protein MAQKRRGLGRGLEALIPDSQKETVSARRPSDVFFPDSRSRDTDGAVSTAPDQEVRAGQEEGSSRPTKEDRPSGNDLSTLLTPPKRARGARSRKAATESTASSSATASSRRGGAKKTSVSRGTRTTAQKAPASAEEKAPQAASQRIEADTPTVQDPVPSPGPRHSSTAPVREPQPVEAGEDPASQESAPVVEPSEGEDALESHALDAAVAGEVSRETASENIEDSGPAQEEALVPVPGASFAELPVELIHPNPRQPRQVFDEDDIAELAASIKEVGLLQPIVVRLAPDATADEPSYELIMGERRLRASKEAGMETIPAVVRDTDDVDLLRDALLENLHRVQLNPLEEAAAYQQLLEDFHCTHAELSERIARSRSQISNTLRLMKLPPLVQRRLAAGVLSAGHARALLGLSNAAVMERMAQRIVAEGLSVRATEELVALQDEPEGGMPSKTLRARSTPLPALSTRLSDTFDTRVKVTRGAKKGRITIEFAGEEDLARIVDALAPGTSLEEE from the coding sequence ATGGCACAGAAAAGGCGCGGTCTGGGACGCGGTCTGGAGGCGCTCATTCCCGACTCCCAGAAGGAGACCGTGAGTGCTCGTCGTCCCTCCGACGTCTTCTTCCCCGACTCCCGCTCCCGTGATACGGATGGTGCGGTGAGTACCGCGCCTGATCAGGAGGTTCGGGCCGGGCAGGAAGAGGGGAGCTCCAGGCCGACGAAGGAGGACCGCCCGAGCGGGAACGACCTCTCCACGCTGCTCACCCCGCCCAAGCGGGCACGCGGAGCGCGCTCCCGCAAGGCGGCGACTGAGAGCACGGCGAGCTCGAGTGCGACGGCCTCCTCCCGACGCGGCGGCGCCAAGAAGACCTCGGTTTCACGTGGAACCAGGACAACGGCGCAGAAGGCTCCGGCGTCGGCTGAGGAGAAGGCTCCTCAAGCGGCCTCTCAACGCATCGAGGCGGATACCCCGACCGTGCAGGACCCTGTGCCTTCACCCGGGCCACGCCACTCCTCCACCGCGCCAGTGAGGGAGCCACAGCCGGTGGAAGCCGGGGAGGACCCAGCCTCTCAGGAGAGCGCGCCCGTAGTGGAGCCGTCGGAGGGTGAGGATGCTCTTGAGTCTCATGCCCTCGACGCAGCGGTGGCCGGCGAGGTTTCACGTGAAACAGCCTCTGAGAACATTGAGGATTCCGGCCCTGCTCAGGAGGAGGCTCTGGTCCCGGTCCCCGGTGCGAGTTTCGCCGAGTTGCCGGTGGAACTCATTCACCCCAATCCTCGCCAGCCCCGGCAGGTCTTCGACGAGGATGATATCGCCGAGCTTGCGGCGTCGATCAAGGAGGTCGGTCTTCTCCAGCCGATCGTCGTCCGGCTCGCTCCGGATGCTACGGCTGATGAGCCGAGTTACGAGCTCATCATGGGTGAGCGTCGTCTTCGGGCATCCAAGGAAGCGGGGATGGAGACCATTCCCGCCGTCGTGCGCGACACTGACGACGTCGACCTGCTGAGGGACGCTCTTCTGGAGAACCTGCACCGGGTGCAGCTCAATCCCCTGGAAGAGGCAGCGGCGTACCAGCAGTTGCTGGAGGACTTCCACTGCACGCATGCTGAGCTCTCCGAGCGGATTGCTCGATCCCGCTCTCAGATCTCCAACACGCTGAGGCTCATGAAGCTGCCGCCTCTGGTGCAGCGGCGATTGGCGGCTGGCGTCCTGTCTGCAGGGCATGCCCGTGCCCTTCTGGGCCTGTCCAACGCTGCGGTGATGGAGCGGATGGCTCAGAGGATCGTTGCCGAAGGGCTGTCCGTGAGGGCGACGGAGGAGCTCGTAGCGCTCCAGGATGAGCCCGAGGGTGGAATGCCATCCAAGACACTCAGGGCTCGTAGCACTCCACTTCCCGCGCTGTCGACTCGTCTTTCCGACACCTTCGATACCCGGGTCAAGGTGACACGGGGAGCGAAGAAGGGGCGGATCACGATCGAGTTCGCCGGCGAGGAGGACCTCGCCCGCATCGTCGACGCCCTCGCTCCGGGGACCTCCCTGGAGGAGGAGTAG
- a CDS encoding Jag family protein, giving the protein MSENTTSTGSSTVSRLEEEGEIGADYLEELLDIADLGGDIDIDVDHGRASIAVVASEEGDERELEDLVGRDGEVLEAVQELTRLAVQARTGNRSRLMLDINGYRASRRVELTKVAQEAVTKVLATGDAVSLEPMNPFERKVCHDVVASAGLYSESEGVEPQRYVVVLPAEEAPETGQTAEEAAPSAASGEDAAGASSAPSQDQEQD; this is encoded by the coding sequence ATGAGTGAGAACACCACGTCCACAGGCTCCAGCACGGTCTCGCGCCTTGAGGAGGAAGGCGAGATCGGCGCCGACTACCTTGAGGAGCTTCTTGATATCGCCGACCTGGGCGGCGATATCGACATCGACGTCGACCACGGCCGCGCCTCCATCGCTGTGGTGGCCTCCGAGGAGGGGGACGAGCGCGAGCTCGAGGACCTCGTGGGTCGTGACGGCGAGGTGCTGGAGGCCGTCCAGGAGTTGACCCGGCTGGCAGTCCAGGCCCGCACTGGGAACCGCTCCCGCCTCATGCTCGACATCAACGGCTACCGTGCCTCGCGGCGCGTGGAGCTGACCAAGGTGGCCCAGGAGGCGGTGACCAAGGTGCTGGCCACCGGGGACGCGGTCTCCCTGGAGCCGATGAATCCCTTTGAGCGCAAGGTCTGCCACGATGTCGTGGCCTCCGCCGGCCTGTACTCCGAGTCCGAGGGCGTCGAGCCGCAGCGCTACGTCGTCGTTCTTCCGGCGGAGGAGGCGCCCGAGACCGGGCAGACTGCTGAGGAGGCGGCGCCGAGTGCCGCCTCGGGCGAGGACGCCGCAGGTGCCTCGAGCGCGCCGAGCCAGGACCAGGAGCAGGACTGA
- the rsmG gene encoding 16S rRNA (guanine(527)-N(7))-methyltransferase RsmG — translation MRQLFGLAFAGAERYARMLQEEGELRGLLGPRELPRLWTRHIVNSAAVVPFLPSRGTVADVGSGAGFPGIVVALLRPDLEITLIETMERRAEWLGEVVDELGLDNVTLRRARAEEVKERYDAVTARAVANLSKLVRLTSGLLRPGGALLALKGAKAETEVKDAVYVIKKHKLSKAVIHEVVTPGDEVTMIVEVRRPKKA, via the coding sequence ATGCGCCAGCTCTTCGGGCTGGCCTTCGCCGGCGCGGAGCGGTATGCCCGAATGCTCCAGGAGGAGGGCGAGCTGCGCGGTCTGCTGGGTCCGCGTGAGCTGCCGCGCCTGTGGACCCGCCATATCGTCAACTCCGCGGCGGTGGTGCCCTTCCTGCCCTCGCGGGGGACGGTGGCCGATGTCGGCTCAGGGGCCGGCTTCCCGGGGATCGTCGTGGCGCTGCTGCGGCCTGACCTGGAGATCACCCTCATCGAGACGATGGAGCGCCGGGCCGAGTGGCTGGGCGAGGTGGTTGATGAGTTGGGTCTGGACAATGTCACGCTCCGGCGTGCTCGGGCTGAGGAGGTCAAGGAGCGCTATGACGCGGTGACGGCTCGGGCGGTGGCGAACCTGTCCAAGCTGGTGCGCCTCACCTCTGGACTCCTGCGCCCCGGCGGGGCCCTCCTGGCCCTCAAGGGCGCGAAGGCTGAGACCGAGGTCAAGGATGCGGTCTACGTCATAAAGAAGCATAAGTTATCAAAGGCCGTTATTCATGAGGTTGTTACGCCTGGTGATGAGGTGACGATGATCGTCGAGGTTCGCCGCCCGAAGAAGGCTTGA